CGAGGTGGGTTTCCCCATTCGGACACCCCCGAGTCAATGCCGCTCTCCGGCTCGTCGGGGCTTTTCGCAGGTAAGCGCGTCCTTCTTCGGCTCCAGTGCCTGGGCATCCACCGTGGACCCTTGCTATCTTGACCCTTCCTTCAACCCCTCCTCTACAGGAGGGTATTGTTACGCGTTTCTCGCACGTCCTTCGCTTGTCATGCTGCTCGCCTCAACCGAGGCTCAGAAAAGATACAGGCCACTCGCCAGGCTGTCAACCCCCTATTCGACGTCTCAGGTCTGAGATGGCCCGGCGCCCGTGCTACGCTCGGCCAATGCGGGTCAATGTGGTGTTTTTTGCCCGGCTGAGGCGCGAATCCGGTCTGGAGACGGCAACACTGGAGACGCCCGAAGGCGCGACGGTGCGGGAGTTGGCGGCTGAGGTCGAGCAGACCTACGGCCTGAACCTGCGTGGCTGTATGGTGGCTGTCAACGAGGCGTATGCCACGCCCGACCATGTGCTTGAACCGGGCGATGAAGTAGCTTTCCTGCCTCCAGTTGCTGGTGGTGCGGACGAAGACGTGCGCTGCGAGGTGGTGGGCACTCCTCTTCTGTTAGCCGAGGCAGACGCTTTCCTGGTCCGTCCCGAACACGGTGCCCAAGCCTATTTCGTGGGTACCGTGCGCTCGCCGAACAAGGGCAAACAGGTCGAGTACATCGAGTACGAGGGGTACGCGCCGATGGCCGGAAAGGTGATGCGAGATGCGGCGGCGCGGGCCCGTGCCCGATACGGCACCCTGCGGGTGGTCGTGCAGCACCGGATTGGCCGCCTCCTGCCCGGTGAGGCGAGCATCCTGATCGGGGTGGCGAGCCCTCACCGCCGCGCTGCGCTCGAGGCATGCGACTTTCTGATCGAACACCTCAAGGTACATCTGCCTATCTGGAAGCACGAGGCCGACGAGGACGGACAGCACTGGGTCGAGGGGCAGACGGGGAACCCTACGCTTTAGAGCATTGAGCTTCCAGCGAAGGCAGAAAGCAGAAGGCCAAGCACAAGTGCCTTCTGCCTTTGACCTTCTGCACCCCTGAGCACCTAAATCGACTGGACCAAAGAAGTGTTTTCACCCCGAGCAACGAGAAGGGTCCACACCTTGCGCCCGGGATGCTTCGCCTTGCTCAGGCGTGGGTGAATTTTTCTCCCAGAAGCGGTAGGCGCAAACGAGCTGGCCCAGCTCCCAGCCCTTCCAGATATCAGGACGGCTGGGAGTTCTCCCGAGCATAGGCCTCGAAGTGGCGGTAGTAACGGCTCGCCAGCAGGGCCATCAGGCCCACGACCAGCACCAGGACAAGCAGGTGAGGCCAGCTCGCCCCCCCCGTCAGCAGCCCGTTGAAGGCAAAGTGCAGGGCGATGCTGAGCAGCAGGGCCCGGGAGCGCCACCACCGCCCCCCGCGCAGATGCCGTCCTCCCAGCGCGTAGCCCTGGGGAGCACTGAACAGGGCGTGGGCCAGGGTGGTCAGCAGTGCGTGCCAGGTCGCCGCGTGCGCGCCGAAGCCCAGCGTGTATGTCACGTTCTCCAGCAGCGCGAAGCCCAGCGCGGCGGTCACGGCGTAGACCAGGCCGTCCATCGGCTCGTCGAAGGCGTGCTCGGTGGCAGCGGTACTGGCCGCCAGGAGTTTGCTGCTTTCCTCGACCACGGCGGACAGCAGCATGACCAGCAGGGGAAAGCTCAGGCGCTCGAAACTGCCCTCAAAGGCCGCCGAGACCGCCCAGGCAACCATGCCCCAGCCAAAGGTGCGGGCGAGCAGCCAAGGCGGTTCGGGATGACGGTCTCGGCGCACGAAGAACCAGAGCCACCCAAACGTCAGCAGCACCGACGCG
This sequence is a window from Deinococcus apachensis DSM 19763. Protein-coding genes within it:
- a CDS encoding PrsW family intramembrane metalloprotease produces the protein MPLALSLIASVLLTFGWLWFFVRRDRHPEPPWLLARTFGWGMVAWAVSAAFEGSFERLSFPLLVMLLSAVVEESSKLLAASTAATEHAFDEPMDGLVYAVTAALGFALLENVTYTLGFGAHAATWHALLTTLAHALFSAPQGYALGGRHLRGGRWWRSRALLLSIALHFAFNGLLTGGASWPHLLVLVLVVGLMALLASRYYRHFEAYARENSQPS
- the moaD gene encoding molybdopterin converting factor subunit 1, which codes for MRVNVVFFARLRRESGLETATLETPEGATVRELAAEVEQTYGLNLRGCMVAVNEAYATPDHVLEPGDEVAFLPPVAGGADEDVRCEVVGTPLLLAEADAFLVRPEHGAQAYFVGTVRSPNKGKQVEYIEYEGYAPMAGKVMRDAAARARARYGTLRVVVQHRIGRLLPGEASILIGVASPHRRAALEACDFLIEHLKVHLPIWKHEADEDGQHWVEGQTGNPTL